Proteins co-encoded in one Bacillota bacterium genomic window:
- the hfq gene encoding RNA chaperone Hfq, translating into MTKPQINLQDSFLNQVRKDSVYVTIYLVNGFQIKGLVKGFDNFTVVMDSDGKQLLVYKHAISTITPVRPVNMAIGELRREASEQ; encoded by the coding sequence ATGACCAAGCCTCAGATCAATCTGCAAGATAGCTTCCTGAACCAAGTACGTAAGGATTCGGTTTACGTCACGATCTACCTGGTCAACGGGTTCCAGATTAAAGGGCTTGTCAAGGGATTCGACAACTTCACCGTAGTGATGGACAGTGACGGAAAGCAGCTCCTCGTGTACAAGCACGCGATCTCCACGATCACTCCTGTTCGCCCCGTCAACATGGCCATAGGCGAACTCAGACGGGAAGCCTCCGAACAGTAG
- the miaA gene encoding tRNA (adenosine(37)-N6)-dimethylallyltransferase MiaA, with amino-acid sequence MPLFVLTGATATGKTVLGIELALRHGGEIISADSMQVYRHMDIGTAKPPLEERRGVPHHLIDILDPDQPFSVAEFQRLVLEAARAIVGRGRLPMMVGGTALYIRAVVNEYCFPDAPGDERIRAELGEVANNLGARALHNMLSEVDPVSAARIHENDRRRLIRALEVYRLTGVPLSEFARRRGEGLLDTLVVALDVPRPELYRRIDARVDRMIAAGLPSEVRRLHEMGYGERLFSMQSLGYREMIDFLFGRSTLEEAVRLLKRNTRRFAKRQLTWFRNDPRITWVNVGNNRPKDSVLEEVTRLIEGKLLPA; translated from the coding sequence ATGCCGCTGTTCGTGCTGACCGGCGCGACCGCCACGGGTAAGACCGTCCTGGGCATCGAACTTGCGCTCAGGCACGGGGGCGAGATCATCTCCGCCGACTCGATGCAGGTATATCGCCACATGGACATCGGCACCGCAAAGCCCCCACTGGAGGAACGCCGCGGCGTCCCACACCACCTCATCGATATCCTCGACCCCGACCAGCCGTTTTCAGTCGCCGAGTTCCAGCGGCTGGTGCTGGAGGCGGCGCGCGCGATAGTGGGGAGGGGGCGGCTCCCGATGATGGTCGGCGGGACCGCCTTGTACATTCGAGCCGTCGTAAACGAATACTGTTTCCCCGACGCTCCAGGCGACGAACGGATACGCGCCGAACTGGGGGAAGTGGCGAACAATCTGGGGGCACGCGCGCTCCACAACATGCTGTCGGAAGTCGACCCGGTCTCGGCGGCAAGGATCCACGAGAACGACCGGAGGCGCCTGATACGCGCGCTGGAGGTCTACCGGCTGACCGGTGTGCCACTATCCGAGTTCGCCCGGCGCCGCGGCGAGGGGTTGCTCGACACGCTGGTGGTCGCGCTTGATGTGCCCAGACCCGAGCTATACAGGCGGATCGACGCCAGGGTGGACAGGATGATCGCCGCCGGGCTGCCGTCGGAGGTAAGGCGCCTCCACGAAATGGGGTACGGGGAGCGGCTGTTCTCGATGCAGAGCCTGGGATACAGGGAGATGATCGATTTCCTGTTCGGTAGAAGCACCCTCGAAGAAGCGGTGCGACTACTGAAGCGCAACACCCGCCGCTTCGCCAAGCGGCAGCTCACCTGGTTCAGGAACGACCCTAGAATAACCTGGGTGAACGTTGGAAATAATCGCCCAAAGGACTCCGTTCTGGAAGAGGTAACCCGGCTTATTGAAGGAAAACTGTTGCCAGCGTAG
- a CDS encoding C4-dicarboxylate ABC transporter permease yields MSHPIAYALQAVFQPSNFLVMMLGAVIGIVFGAVPGLTATLAIALLIPFTIGLPAIPALLLLLAIYCGGMYGGSITAITIRTPGTPAAAATVLDGYPLAQKGQPGKAIGAALIASTFGGLVSALIMIFLSPPLARFALAFSPAEYAAVGVFGLTTVFAVSGKSLLKGAMAAAFGLLLSTIGLDPILPVPRFTFGSLALAGGVPFLPAVIGFFAMAEVLRLAGAKNRVQVVNTNIGRVWPTLDELKRILKAAVRGSLIGTWVGILPGAGGTIAAYMAYGEARRTSRNPELFGTGIIEGIAAPESANNAVSGGAMIPMLTLGIPGDAVTAVLLGALTIQGLQPGPMLFKDNLDVIYPIFAGMILANLIMFAVGFFLIKPVTLMATIRKEYLVATVAVFSIIGAFAESGSTLQVMFAIAFGVLGYFMEKYGYPVAPVVLSLILGPMIENAVRQALIMSHGSWSIFVTRPISATLLLVAVLTMAVMVRRQLVDRRAQV; encoded by the coding sequence ATGTCCCACCCTATAGCATACGCGCTACAAGCTGTGTTCCAGCCGTCAAACTTCCTGGTGATGATGCTGGGGGCCGTGATAGGGATCGTCTTCGGCGCGGTACCGGGGCTCACGGCTACGTTGGCGATCGCTCTACTGATCCCGTTTACGATTGGCCTTCCCGCAATTCCTGCCCTGCTCCTGTTGCTGGCGATATACTGTGGAGGTATGTACGGCGGCTCAATCACCGCCATCACCATCAGGACACCGGGGACTCCGGCCGCGGCGGCCACAGTCCTCGATGGCTATCCGCTCGCCCAGAAGGGGCAACCCGGCAAGGCGATCGGGGCCGCCCTCATCGCTTCGACCTTCGGAGGGCTGGTGTCGGCGCTGATAATGATATTCCTCTCGCCGCCGCTCGCGCGTTTCGCCCTGGCGTTCTCGCCTGCCGAGTACGCCGCGGTGGGAGTGTTCGGCCTGACGACGGTGTTCGCGGTTTCCGGAAAGTCCCTCCTGAAGGGCGCTATGGCGGCGGCCTTCGGCCTGCTCCTGTCGACTATCGGCCTTGACCCGATCCTCCCGGTGCCGCGGTTCACTTTCGGCAGCCTGGCGCTTGCTGGAGGCGTGCCGTTCCTGCCCGCCGTGATCGGCTTCTTCGCGATGGCGGAGGTGCTCCGGCTGGCTGGAGCAAAGAACCGGGTACAGGTTGTTAACACGAACATAGGCAGGGTGTGGCCGACGCTGGACGAGCTGAAGAGGATACTGAAGGCTGCCGTCCGCGGAAGCCTCATAGGTACGTGGGTCGGGATTCTCCCGGGCGCCGGGGGCACGATCGCGGCGTACATGGCATACGGGGAAGCAAGGCGCACATCAAGGAATCCCGAACTATTCGGCACGGGTATTATCGAGGGGATCGCCGCGCCTGAATCGGCGAACAACGCTGTCTCCGGCGGCGCGATGATACCCATGCTTACCCTGGGAATTCCCGGAGACGCCGTCACCGCGGTGTTGCTGGGCGCCTTGACGATCCAGGGTCTCCAGCCCGGGCCAATGCTGTTCAAGGATAACCTCGACGTGATCTACCCGATCTTCGCCGGAATGATACTGGCCAATCTGATCATGTTCGCGGTAGGATTCTTTCTCATCAAACCGGTAACCCTGATGGCCACCATCAGGAAGGAGTATCTTGTCGCTACCGTGGCGGTGTTCTCGATAATTGGGGCATTTGCGGAGTCGGGCTCCACGCTGCAGGTGATGTTCGCCATAGCGTTCGGGGTGCTCGGCTACTTCATGGAGAAATACGGCTATCCGGTAGCGCCGGTGGTACTCTCCCTGATCCTCGGACCAATGATCGAGAACGCGGTAAGGCAGGCGCTGATCATGTCACACGGGTCGTGGTCCATCTTTGTGACGCGCCCCATCAGCGCTACTCTACTCCTGGTGGCGGTGCTTACGATGGCGGTTATGGTCCGCCGCCAGCTCGTGGACCGCCGCGCGCAGGTTTGA
- a CDS encoding tripartite tricarboxylate transporter substrate binding protein, producing MPPKRSALLILVLALVVGLVLPGCSSGKKFPAKQIDMIIPWPAGGASDLAARLIAKHAEKELGVAISPTNVAGSNGAMGWAQAAKAKNDGYTVCLATFDILTNQAMGTSPVKYDDFEYLMQFTAQPFGVMVHGDSQFKTLQDLVESAKSNPEKVKIGTTPLGGVFHQAVALLEKASGAKFSVVPFKGSPDLNAALLGKHIDAQMNTISLADQHIKSGTIRLLAVTTDSRMPDYPNAPTLKELGYDVVYESWRAIAVPKGISADVKKVLEDAFVKAYKNPEFLESAKKSKFDPFFRDAAEFKKFVDNLYPRVVQVVKDLNLTGKQ from the coding sequence ATGCCACCAAAGAGAAGCGCTTTGTTGATCCTGGTCCTCGCGCTCGTGGTCGGGTTAGTCTTGCCAGGTTGTAGTAGTGGAAAGAAATTTCCCGCCAAGCAAATCGACATGATCATTCCCTGGCCCGCAGGCGGGGCCTCGGACCTGGCCGCCCGGCTGATTGCCAAGCACGCGGAAAAGGAGCTTGGCGTAGCCATAAGCCCCACCAATGTGGCAGGCTCTAACGGCGCCATGGGCTGGGCACAAGCCGCGAAGGCGAAGAACGATGGGTACACCGTCTGCCTGGCCACCTTCGACATCCTTACGAATCAGGCCATGGGCACGTCTCCGGTCAAGTACGATGATTTTGAGTACCTGATGCAATTCACGGCGCAACCCTTCGGCGTTATGGTGCACGGAGACAGCCAGTTCAAGACGCTTCAGGACCTTGTTGAGTCCGCAAAATCGAACCCCGAGAAGGTGAAGATCGGCACGACGCCCCTCGGCGGCGTATTCCACCAGGCGGTGGCGCTGCTCGAAAAAGCCTCCGGCGCCAAGTTCTCCGTAGTTCCCTTCAAGGGCTCGCCGGACCTCAATGCGGCGCTCCTCGGCAAGCACATAGATGCCCAGATGAACACGATTTCCCTGGCCGACCAGCACATAAAGTCAGGGACTATCCGGCTGCTCGCTGTGACGACAGACAGCCGCATGCCGGATTACCCGAACGCCCCAACGCTAAAGGAACTCGGGTACGACGTGGTGTACGAGTCCTGGCGCGCGATAGCAGTTCCGAAGGGAATCTCCGCGGATGTGAAGAAGGTCCTGGAAGATGCCTTCGTCAAGGCGTACAAGAACCCCGAGTTCCTGGAATCCGCGAAGAAATCGAAGTTCGACCCGTTCTTCAGGGATGCCGCGGAATTCAAGAAGTTCGTTGATAACCTGTATCCCAGGGTTGTCCAGGTGGTAAAGGACCTGAACCTGACCGGCAAGCAGTGA
- a CDS encoding DUF1805 domain-containing protein, with amino-acid sequence MVPLKVRNGLCVGISVQLPKTNLLAIAAPRGYVMCGLVDLKRLDDLHREREIVGARVTGVRSLRDLLDATVDAATEAARSLGVTEGMTGEEALNLMF; translated from the coding sequence ATGGTCCCCTTGAAAGTGAGGAATGGTCTGTGCGTGGGCATTTCGGTCCAGCTCCCGAAAACCAACCTGCTAGCGATAGCTGCTCCCAGGGGTTACGTGATGTGTGGCCTGGTTGACCTGAAGCGCCTCGATGATCTGCACAGGGAGCGGGAAATCGTTGGAGCCAGGGTTACTGGCGTGAGGTCGCTGCGAGACCTCCTCGACGCAACCGTCGATGCCGCCACAGAAGCGGCGCGCTCACTTGGGGTGACCGAGGGTATGACGGGAGAGGAAGCGTTGAACCTGATGTTCTAG
- a CDS encoding RidA family protein — protein sequence MRKTVTRTRAAPVPLSPISQATCIRGLIFTSGQLGRDPATGKLAGPGMTAQARQALENLRAVIEAAGGSLETVLRIDCYVTDLDLVPEFNVVFGEYFPAEPPARVCVEVQRLAAGALIEVLAIASVEQ from the coding sequence GTGAGGAAGACGGTAACAAGAACCAGGGCAGCGCCCGTACCGCTGTCGCCAATATCGCAGGCGACCTGCATTCGGGGGCTCATCTTCACTTCGGGACAGCTGGGGCGCGATCCCGCCACGGGAAAGCTTGCTGGCCCGGGGATGACAGCACAGGCGCGACAAGCCCTGGAGAACCTCCGGGCGGTCATCGAGGCCGCGGGCGGGTCGCTCGAGACGGTCCTCAGGATCGACTGTTACGTGACGGATCTAGACCTCGTACCCGAGTTCAACGTCGTGTTCGGCGAGTATTTCCCCGCCGAGCCACCTGCCCGGGTTTGCGTCGAAGTGCAGCGGCTGGCCGCGGGGGCGCTTATCGAGGTACTGGCAATTGCATCTGTCGAGCAATAA
- the mutL gene encoding DNA mismatch repair endonuclease MutL, with product MCHLGRIAVLDEVTASKIAAGEVVERPASAVKELVENALDAGATRIAVVVQAGGRRLIRVTDNGSGMPGDDAVLAFSRHATSKIRRVEDIAGVSTMGFRGEALASIAAVSRVELRTRPSDSPSGTLVVVEWGRLVSSEECAAPPGTTVEAGNLFFNVPARLKFLKSDDAESARITDALYALALGNPGVAFSLGVDGNVVMRTQGTGFLKDAIASLYGTQLADRMLALGGGTPASPAAGDGVRIGGYAGDPGTARGARSIQYIFINSRHVRSPSIRAAIEEAYSGLIHGRRYPVFFVNILLPPAWVDVNVHPQKTEVRISREIDVKRAVYAAVRAALSACNGVEIAGPSTARASTGTGWVREGPGGVQSNDSTAGASAGLAWSGREAVAAYGPPERSHSAAGGEPLPPGPVPGPAAGPLAGLRVVGQVFDSYILAEGPRSLCIIDQHAAHERVAFERYARREEPVASQTLVVPEVVDLPPGEYEAALDVLDTLREMGFNVEPFGNNTLLLRGIPSGFDSTHTRGLLLSVVQAASAAPHGRSPVELAARALAACHSAVRAGSSLSEFEAAQLLRDLAATSDPLRCPHGRPTVIELGIGELERRFGRR from the coding sequence GTGTGTCACCTGGGCAGGATAGCCGTACTCGATGAGGTAACAGCCAGCAAAATAGCCGCGGGCGAGGTGGTCGAGCGCCCCGCGTCGGCGGTGAAGGAGCTTGTGGAGAACGCGCTCGATGCCGGCGCCACGAGGATCGCGGTCGTTGTCCAGGCGGGAGGGAGGCGTCTCATCCGCGTGACCGACAACGGGAGCGGCATGCCCGGGGACGACGCCGTGCTCGCGTTCTCCAGACACGCCACCTCCAAGATACGTCGGGTGGAGGACATCGCGGGTGTGAGTACCATGGGCTTCCGCGGGGAGGCGCTCGCCAGCATCGCCGCTGTTTCGCGAGTTGAGCTCAGGACGCGCCCGTCGGATTCCCCGTCGGGCACGCTGGTGGTGGTGGAATGGGGGAGGCTGGTTTCCTCGGAGGAGTGCGCGGCGCCCCCCGGAACGACAGTCGAGGCGGGTAACCTGTTCTTCAACGTCCCTGCGAGACTCAAGTTCCTCAAGAGCGATGACGCCGAGTCGGCGCGGATTACCGACGCCCTTTACGCGCTGGCGCTGGGAAACCCCGGCGTCGCCTTCAGCCTCGGCGTGGACGGTAACGTGGTGATGAGGACGCAGGGGACCGGCTTTCTGAAAGACGCTATCGCCTCCCTGTACGGCACCCAGCTGGCGGACCGGATGCTCGCGCTCGGGGGCGGGACGCCCGCCAGCCCGGCGGCCGGCGACGGCGTTCGGATAGGCGGGTACGCGGGCGACCCCGGGACCGCCCGCGGCGCCAGGTCTATCCAGTACATATTCATCAACTCGAGGCACGTGCGATCCCCATCCATACGCGCTGCCATCGAGGAGGCATATTCCGGCCTGATACACGGGCGGCGCTACCCCGTTTTCTTCGTGAACATCCTGCTCCCGCCCGCATGGGTGGATGTGAACGTCCACCCCCAGAAGACCGAGGTCAGGATATCCCGCGAGATTGACGTGAAGCGTGCGGTTTACGCCGCAGTGCGGGCGGCGCTCTCCGCGTGTAACGGCGTCGAAATCGCAGGCCCGTCGACGGCACGGGCCTCCACCGGAACCGGATGGGTTCGCGAAGGCCCTGGCGGAGTACAGTCGAACGACTCAACGGCGGGCGCAAGCGCGGGCCTCGCGTGGTCAGGCCGCGAGGCAGTCGCGGCATACGGGCCGCCTGAGCGCAGTCACAGCGCTGCCGGAGGCGAGCCACTGCCTCCCGGCCCCGTCCCTGGGCCCGCAGCGGGCCCCCTTGCCGGGCTCCGCGTGGTCGGGCAGGTATTCGACTCCTACATCCTGGCGGAGGGGCCCCGAAGCTTATGCATTATCGACCAGCATGCGGCGCACGAACGGGTGGCGTTCGAGCGGTACGCGCGCAGGGAAGAGCCCGTTGCCAGCCAGACGCTGGTCGTCCCCGAGGTCGTCGACCTGCCGCCGGGCGAATATGAGGCGGCGCTCGATGTACTTGATACGCTGCGTGAAATGGGGTTCAATGTCGAGCCTTTCGGCAATAATACCCTACTGCTCAGGGGCATCCCGTCGGGCTTCGACTCGACGCACACTCGCGGGCTGCTCCTCAGCGTTGTACAGGCGGCGTCGGCGGCGCCGCACGGCCGGAGTCCCGTGGAACTGGCCGCTCGCGCGCTGGCCGCATGCCACTCAGCCGTGAGGGCGGGAAGCAGCCTTTCGGAGTTCGAGGCCGCGCAGCTCCTGCGCGACCTCGCGGCGACTTCGGATCCGTTGAGGTGCCCCCACGGCAGGCCGACCGTGATCGAACTAGGCATCGGCGAACTGGAGAGACGATTTGGCAGGAGGTAG
- a CDS encoding TIGR04076 family protein: MKRVAEITREVEIVAREVKGHCAAGIKPGDKIVLKGANICKEKSGPICGYAFCGLYPVVFAVRLGVDLDNLGLEGRLWQCADPGQPYTPGGTVLFEVRPFKGLKE, encoded by the coding sequence ATGAAGAGGGTGGCCGAGATAACCCGAGAAGTCGAGATCGTTGCGAGAGAAGTAAAGGGCCATTGCGCGGCAGGCATCAAGCCGGGTGATAAGATCGTCCTGAAGGGCGCCAACATTTGCAAAGAGAAATCCGGCCCCATATGCGGCTACGCGTTTTGCGGGTTGTATCCCGTGGTTTTTGCCGTCCGGCTGGGTGTCGACCTCGACAATCTTGGACTTGAGGGCCGCCTCTGGCAGTGTGCCGACCCGGGTCAGCCCTACACACCCGGGGGCACGGTGCTGTTCGAAGTCCGCCCGTTCAAGGGGCTTAAGGAGTAG
- a CDS encoding thiamine pyrophosphate-binding protein, protein MLVAEAIVKGLLDAGVREVFGLPGGEVLDFVECGRRAGLTFTLTRHEAAAAFMADVTGQVSGRPGACLSTLGPGATNLLTGVANAYLDRSPMIAITGQLSTETYRQMPHQRIDLCSLYGPVTKWSVRVTPDNADVVVPAAIEVAMRRPRGPVHLELASNVGRSQAVLPGSLGDGASPPRAEQHSTVSMVQVVERLRKSQRPAVCAGINVDPVSVAGPLREFVERHGVPVLLSPKAKGVFPHDHPLFVGIATGMAADDRVLEFIKGCDLILGVGFDASEADKTWPATAPIVWLEESPRDRAEWEGDYLVGSIPAILASLSKGYSGGHEWTSEHLASARAAIREKVAPGGASSANGLSPAAALMAIREALPAGGAFVCDVGSHKLLAGQIWPASQPLTFFMSNGLSSMGYGVPGAIAVKKCMGERPVLGIIGDGGFAMMVHELETAVRLKQGVVYVVFNDECLSLIRVVQARRKYERYGVDFGPARWAQIAEGFGARGMSCASLESLRDCVRANLYGDCPVVIEVKIDPAEYDHQI, encoded by the coding sequence ATGCTGGTAGCTGAAGCGATCGTAAAAGGGCTACTCGACGCCGGGGTCAGGGAGGTCTTCGGGCTGCCTGGCGGCGAGGTGCTCGACTTCGTTGAGTGTGGCCGGAGGGCCGGTCTTACCTTCACCCTCACGCGCCATGAGGCGGCCGCTGCGTTCATGGCCGACGTTACCGGCCAGGTATCCGGCAGACCGGGAGCCTGCCTCTCCACACTTGGCCCTGGAGCGACGAACCTCTTGACTGGCGTGGCGAACGCCTACCTCGACCGGTCGCCCATGATAGCGATAACAGGTCAGCTGTCCACTGAAACTTACAGGCAGATGCCGCACCAGCGAATCGACTTGTGCTCGCTTTACGGTCCGGTCACGAAATGGTCGGTCAGAGTCACTCCGGACAATGCGGATGTAGTGGTTCCCGCCGCGATAGAGGTCGCCATGAGGCGGCCCCGAGGACCCGTTCACCTAGAACTCGCGAGCAACGTGGGTCGCTCTCAGGCAGTCCTTCCGGGTTCGCTGGGGGATGGGGCCTCGCCGCCCCGGGCCGAACAGCACAGCACGGTCAGCATGGTTCAGGTAGTCGAGCGCCTCCGCAAGTCTCAGCGCCCCGCGGTGTGCGCAGGCATCAATGTGGATCCCGTATCGGTCGCTGGACCACTCCGGGAGTTCGTAGAGCGTCACGGCGTTCCGGTGCTGCTGTCTCCCAAAGCAAAGGGCGTGTTTCCACACGACCACCCGCTTTTCGTCGGGATTGCCACCGGTATGGCCGCGGACGATCGGGTGCTGGAGTTCATCAAGGGGTGCGATCTCATCCTCGGTGTGGGGTTTGACGCAAGTGAGGCCGACAAGACGTGGCCGGCGACCGCGCCCATAGTGTGGCTGGAGGAATCCCCGAGGGACCGCGCGGAATGGGAGGGGGACTATCTCGTTGGATCAATCCCAGCCATCCTCGCCAGTCTGAGCAAGGGCTACTCCGGCGGACACGAATGGACCAGCGAACACCTGGCGTCGGCGCGTGCGGCAATACGGGAGAAGGTAGCCCCGGGCGGCGCTTCTTCCGCCAACGGCCTGTCTCCTGCAGCCGCACTGATGGCCATCAGGGAGGCACTCCCCGCCGGCGGTGCATTCGTCTGTGACGTCGGTTCCCACAAGCTACTCGCGGGCCAGATCTGGCCGGCCAGCCAGCCGCTGACGTTCTTCATGTCCAATGGCCTGTCGTCGATGGGCTACGGTGTTCCCGGCGCCATCGCCGTCAAGAAGTGCATGGGCGAGAGGCCCGTGCTGGGAATCATCGGCGACGGAGGGTTCGCGATGATGGTCCACGAACTTGAGACCGCCGTTAGATTGAAGCAAGGCGTTGTCTACGTGGTATTCAACGACGAGTGCCTGTCGCTGATCAGGGTCGTCCAGGCAAGAAGGAAGTACGAACGCTACGGAGTGGACTTCGGGCCGGCGCGTTGGGCTCAAATAGCGGAGGGCTTCGGTGCCAGGGGCATGTCTTGCGCGTCCCTCGAGTCACTGAGAGACTGCGTACGCGCCAATCTCTACGGGGACTGCCCGGTGGTAATTGAAGTCAAGATCGACCCGGCGGAATATGACCACCAGATATAG
- a CDS encoding FCD domain-containing protein, whose protein sequence is MKPLPRSDLEYLTLKAIHEAAGAAVGSWALRETLARHGYPISEATAGRILHELDARGFTTRVSNRGRMLTQSGVERFAYLDAGRRAFGTGGAERLLDASKCKQLLEVLQARRAIERETARLAAINATALDAGRMGEALIEQERRINQGETGSDMDMLFHRLVARASGNRSLEAAYELVSQDTELAPLYEYVRLHVKGRLVDEHRKVYRAVADGNPEAAEKAMLDHIDGVMGDIRNYLMLHTN, encoded by the coding sequence ATGAAACCACTTCCACGATCTGATTTGGAGTACCTTACACTGAAGGCAATACACGAGGCCGCCGGTGCCGCCGTCGGGTCCTGGGCCTTGCGCGAGACGCTGGCCAGGCACGGGTACCCCATCAGCGAGGCTACCGCCGGCCGAATCCTTCACGAGCTCGACGCCAGGGGATTCACCACCAGGGTCTCAAACCGCGGAAGGATGCTTACGCAGTCGGGGGTCGAGCGTTTCGCATACCTGGATGCCGGCCGGCGGGCGTTCGGTACAGGCGGGGCCGAGCGCCTGCTTGACGCCAGCAAGTGCAAGCAGCTGTTGGAGGTGCTCCAGGCCAGGCGCGCGATCGAGCGCGAGACGGCCAGGCTGGCTGCCATAAATGCGACGGCCCTGGACGCCGGGCGAATGGGGGAGGCCCTCATTGAGCAGGAAAGACGCATCAACCAGGGCGAAACCGGCTCGGACATGGATATGCTCTTTCACCGGCTGGTAGCCAGGGCCAGCGGAAACCGCTCTCTGGAGGCCGCCTACGAACTCGTTTCACAGGATACGGAGCTTGCCCCCCTTTACGAGTATGTGAGACTCCACGTGAAGGGCCGCCTTGTTGACGAGCACCGCAAGGTGTACCGGGCTGTTGCTGATGGAAACCCCGAGGCGGCCGAGAAGGCCATGCTGGATCACATCGACGGCGTCATGGGAGACATCAGGAATTACCTCATGTTGCACACCAACTAG